The Brassica napus cultivar Da-Ae chromosome C7, Da-Ae, whole genome shotgun sequence genome has a segment encoding these proteins:
- the LOC125590436 gene encoding uncharacterized protein LOC125590436, with the protein MVVDVIGQPTDFGDLEVVQVLGKDKKKLEFTLTDTRFAKINVYKGQVQVTNAFETSSLVINPDGFDVQDYLRMAPNNELALSDGIREVVKPKGNKRQIEKWSTYPERSVLDIIMATECNFKKVTDITNRDVVPVKHLWRCETCNQSITNVAPQFKLHLLIKDDYGETKVMLLDTIAEPILGVSADVLLGGSLEEVEDPEDLPDAITDLIGKTFKFGVYVNKDNVDYEADIFNIGKIWAVNEIISEDDDTVTNVVSSDRSSGQISLISTDEEDNPCLSSTPVSKRRGDNDIDDLSSTSKKQCSKVIKVEKNIWN; encoded by the exons ATGGTTGTAGATGTAATTGGTCAACCAACAGATTTTGGAGATCTCGAAGTTGTTCAAGTGCTTGGTAAAGATAAGAAGAAGTTGGAATTTACTTTGACAGATACAAG ATTTGCTAAAATCAATGTTTACAAGG GACAAGTCCAGGTCACAAATGCCTTTGAAACTTCCAGTTTGGTGATAAATCCAGACGGTTTTGATGTGCAGGACTATCTAAGAAt GGCGCCCAATAATGAGCTTGCGCTATCTGATGGTATTCGTGAGGTCGTTAAACCAAAGGGAAACAAGCGGCAAATTGAAAAATGGTCAACTTATCCAGAGAGATCAGTTTTGGATATCATAATGGCAACTgag TGCAACTTCAAAAAGGTCACTGACATTACTAATAGGGATGTGGTACCTGTGAAACATCTCTGGCGTTGTGAAACATGCAATCAGTCCATTACCAATGTTGCACCTCA gTTTAAACTACATCTCCTGATAAAGGATGACTACGGTGAAACAAAAGTGATGCTGCTTGACACTATTGCTGAACCTATTTTGGGAGTAAGTGCTGATGTGCTCCTAGGTGGTTCTCTAGAAGAG GTTGAGGATCCTGAAGATTTGCCTGATGCTATTACTGATCTTATTGGGAAGACTTTCAAATTTGGTGTCTATGTGAACAAAGATAATGTTGACTATGAAGCTGATATTTTTAATATCGGGAAGATTTGGGCTGTTAATGAAATCATAAGTGAAGATGACGACACAGTGACAAATGTTGTTTCTTCTGATCGTTCATCTGGACAG ATCTCCCTGATCAGCACAGACGAGGAAGACAACCCATGTTTGTCCTCAACTCCAGTTTCAAAACGTAGAGGAGACAATGATATTGATGACCTTTCTTCTACTTCAAAGAAACAATGCTCAAAGGTCATCAAGGTGGAAAAGAATATCTGGAATTAG